ACTCATTTTACGTGAATCTGTTATCACTGCTGTGCATGCTGTCAGAACCAAGGCGCTTAGAAGTATATCccaaggtgggccaacttgctaaaaccactcttcatccatcttggaagtctactgtgttttgtttgtaaacacaatacacaatacacaatacacaatacgctagtgcaaAAGCTCGCTCGTGGttagtctgtctctttcacgctacaagcaaataattccccttctgctttcttccgtactgttttcatataccgctcccctaaccaacttagtgacgaaacggcctcacctagtaccatagacccgtcttggtcagAACAAGTTCGCTGAAATATCGTTTATGGTTGTTTATGTTGTTTGGCGCCAAAATATTCGTATAATTTGTAATTATTCGATTAGTTGCGCAAGTATATTATTGAATACGCGAACTTCCATTtgaaaagattatttgattactATTTATAATGCCGGAATCAGCCGAATGTCGCAAAGTAGAAGACAAATTCAACCCAGATTCGTTGCAGGATTTGCTTCCCATCTACTACAAACGACTCTTTCCGCATTTGCAGTTTTACCGATGGATGTCCTATGGCCTTTGTGAGTAAATATTATTGTGCTTTAAAATAATGGTAATGCAACAATTTCCCTTATAGCTGAAGCTTCTGTCTTCACAAACCGTGAGttttctttcacgcttcaagatgATATCTACATTCGGTATCAATCGTTCGATAACCAGTCGGAGTTGGAGAAAGAAATTTGCCTCAAGTGTCCCTTCAAAATCGACATCGGTGCGGTGTATAACGTGCGCCCGAAGGACCATCGTGCGAGCTCCATGATCAAGCCAGTCCAGCGAGAGCTGGTATTCGATATCGACATGACAGATTATGATGAAATTCGAACCTGCTGCAATGAGGCCAATGTTTGTCCCAAGTGCTGGAAGTTCATGACCATAGCGTGTAAAGTTATCGATACTGCCCTTCGTGAAGATTTCGGTTTTGAGCACATGCTGTGGGTGTTCAGTGGGCGTCGAGGTATCCATTGTTGGGTTTGCGATAAAACCGCACGTCATTTGGACACAAAGGGACGATCATCGGTGGCGGAATATTTGCATATTTTAATAAGCGGTGGGGAAGGATCGGTCACGAGGGTCAGTTTGGGCGATAGAATGCATCATGCCATCAAAAGGGCACATCGAATAATTGAACCCTACTTCGAAGAGGTGTGTTTAGTTGATCAGAACGTATTTTCTACTCCAGATGGACTGAGGAAACTGTTGGGCATGGTGCAGGATGAAGGCATACGTCTTGAGTtggacaaaaaattaaaaccgtACGAAGGTGACTCGAAGGCAATTTGGAAAGCATATGAAGCATTTTTTGAAGCACTGCGAGTGTCCGGACAGGGAAAGAATAGAAAGCTCAAGTACATCATCGAAGAGACTCGGCTAGCCTTCACTTACCCAAGGATTGATATAAACGTCAGTAAAGGATTCAATCATTTGCTGAAGTCTCCGTTTTGTGTACATCCCAAAACGGGAAAGGTTTGCATTCCGTTTAACCCGAATGTTGCCGATAAATTTGACCCGACTCAGGTGCCAACTATTAGGTGCGTAATCTGGTAGGGATGACTGTGTAAACGAGGAGGACTAATAGCATTTTGTTTTAGTGGTTTGTTGAATGAGGTAAACGCTTTCGATGACAAAATCAACGCGGACGGCCAGGAAGAACGATCGCGAATCAAGGATTATAAGAAGACCAGTATGTTCAAGGGTACCGTGATTTTTGAGGAGTTTCTTCGCAGGCTGGAACAAACGTTCAAAGGGAAAGCAATTGTGACCAGCGATAGGAAAATGGAATTCTAATAAAAAAAGGCCAATTACATATCCCTAGAAGAATCGAAGATAAAATTTCTGTTCGTTCTGCAATACACCtgttgctctgtccgaaacttggcttttttcgcgagatgatctctcaaCAATTTCACTGTTATACgtttggaccgtgatgacagatacagaggggtgctattggggatatGTGCCagtcttttttttacaaatggaCTTTTCATCTTAAGGAAGGATCGCagttgttgcttgtcatgctAACATCAGATGAAAATACCTCTGAATTGAATTGGCCTCCGAGAGTTATGGTTAGCAGCAAGCAGCTTGCTCACATGTGCttactccttcctgagccacggttgATCTTGGAAGACTTCAACTCCCACAGAACCGCCTGAGGGGAACAGTATGTCGGAAACCGTTTGATACAGCTGGGTTTTTTTTATGTGGCAATGCGCCAGCTTGTAGAAAATCTGCGTGCTCCATCATATTCATCTTGCCGGCAACAATCTCtatgtttgtggccaaggttaccacgacatcgaacacgttgtatggtcgtgtgaggtgtatcttgtcgccagagcgaatttagaaaattcccttcgggcccgaggaaggaaGGCAGTGTTGGCCCGGTTAGACTTTGGTGACATGTCCCAAATCTGTTTTCCTAAATTTTTCCTGTCGAACTTcgtttgtgattgtccttatatccagATTTCCTCTTTTTCTTCCTTCgcgttacaatctccttatgtctttttcctgaagaaaatatgtcacccttctaaactccaatcgagtaatcggtttcctaccttattaacattagaattaaggaaaaatgttcatATATACTTATACTATATACTATCGGAGATATAACTTTTCCTGTTagtcgtactatatatctccgaACTACTGTTGTTTCGGTCGTTTCTGATTTCAACGTTGACACCATGTCGTTCTTTGTTCCGTTCCGATTTTGAGTTTTCCACACAGGCTCGAAGGATAATCTGACATGACAGAAACGGGAAGGTGTTATATCCTCAATTATATAAAATAGTCCTCGTCCATATGTGGATACGTAGTGTTTTTCTAGAATCCAGGGAAGGCCTCGAAGCAAACAGAAAAATTATCCACCTATGACATAATAGGCAAATCGCTCTGCGAACTTTACTTTTCCTGTGGGAATTGCGTTTCGGTCCGGCGCTGTTTGCTGTTTTGACGCTTCCTTCGCTCATTCACAATTGCGTCCTAGTGCATTCTCGTCTAGGAGAGCTCCGGTGTTGTTGTGCACCACATTTGCAACTGCCGCTAAAGGTGGCGTAAATCGGTGGCGGCTTTTGGGGCACTTCTAGGGATTCCCAAGGAGTTAACTTGCACGGACGAATGCTCCTGCTGGGCTCAGTATATTTGCGATGGTCGTACGGCGATGAGCTAAAGCAAGACTCGGGCGCTACCGAAAAACTTTCCGGTCGTGGTGAGGAACAATAAATCGTTAATTCGTTGCTGAAGTTCTTAGTTTTCCACCCAAAAGCACGGGGATGAAGGATATTTTCAACGGTGTAGAACAGGGAAAGCTGTGGAAATATGTACGATTGCTGATTTTGTTGATTTCAATTCTGTGCCAAGCTGAAGGATTACCGAAGGTTTTTCGGAGTAACGATATATGCGGAGTTTATAATGGTCATCGAGTGTATCTGGAGCTCGGAGATCGTGGGCAGCTGCAGGCCACCAATGTGACTATATCGAAAGTAAGACTTTCATCACTTAGCTATTAGTGTCACGAAAAACAATGTGGGTGGTGAGTTTGAATCGATTTGATTTTTCGTCTGACTCTAATTAGATTATGTGCTGATGTGGAAGGAGTAAACCCTTGTTCGGTTGTTTGCTGGTCGATGCAAGAATGCGTGAAGGAATACTAGTGAAATGTAAATCTACGTCATTGTCTGACGTTCATATGGGGTGTTTCAGAAATTACGTTTCCGAGTCCCAATTGGAAGGattgtttggtttggtttggttttgaattatagagactttaaacactTTGAATTTATTCGTCTCTTGCGGTGGATTGTGATTCTTGGGCATCATTTTCGAGTTATTTTGTCTTGGACAGAGATTATCAGTAGAAAATAAAAGCCCGAGTTTAGTTCACacaagaaaaagaaattaatattttattcaCTCAACGTTTGTAACACTCCGATAGTTCGAAATAGAATGAGCACAAAAATGGCGCGCACAACACGTTTCTACTTGAGCTAATTGCGCTGTTGCCATTATCTCGAAGTACCTCATATTACAGCAGCAAAGTTTCTATGTAAGGTGGCACAGTCGTTGCACTCATAATACTCCTTCTCAACATATAGTGCCACCATCCGATGATAGTCCAAGCATACTTGAGAATTTTCGCTGTTTTGTAGTCCCTAAAGGCTTAGTAAGCACGTCAGCCGCCATATATTCAGTGGGACAGTACTCTAGCTTCAAGAGACCTTGCTCACACAGCTGTTTGACGAATTGCTCTCTGGTTTCTATATGTTTGGATCGACGATTGGTCCTCTCAGAATTCACAAAACTAATACAGCTTTGATTGTCTTCCATCATCTTTGTAGGTTCATTGTCATGTTCGCCCATCTCGTTCAGCAATCCTCGGAGCCATACCAATTCCTAAGTAGCCTCGCTTAAAGCAACATACTCCGATTCCATGGATGACAAAGTAACACAAGACTGTTTACGACTGGTCCATGAAACAGCTCCATTCGCGTAGCAGAAAACAAACCCAGTTGTTGATTTTCTCGAGCTTATGTCCCCAGCCCAATCTGCATCAGTGTACCCTATCAGACCATCACCATTTCTGTTGTACGCCAGCCTCACCAGTTTTGTCGCTTTCAGATAGCGAACCACTCGCTTTGCTGCCATCCAGCACGCCTCCGTAGGTGCACTCACCTTTCTGCCAAGGATCGCTGCACTAACGGCAATATCTGGTCTAGCACATACCGCAATATAGAGAAGAGCACCAACAAGACTTCTATACAATGTTCCATCAGTGAAAGTAGGACTTGCATCTTCTGTTTTCAGGAAACCTTCATCCATTGGTGTCTTCGCATTTTTCGCATTACTCAATCCAAATTTATCGATGACTTTTTGTATATAACCTTCGAGACTAACACTGTAACCACCATTTTCACGTTTTATCTCTAGTCCCAAGAAATAATTCAAATCTCCGAGATCCGTGATCTCAAAATGTTTCTTCAATGACTGATACGTTGATTCAATCATTCGTTGATCCTCACAGCTAACCATTATATCATCCACATACACTAGCAAAAACACTCTTTTCTCATTTTCCACTTTCATGTAAGAGCACTTATCAGCACTGCTTTGTTTGAAATCATTTTTCAGAAGTACATCGTGTAGCTTTTGGTTCCAGCAACGTGCGGACTGTTTGAGTCCGTATATACTTTTCCTCAATCTGCAAACAAAGTGCTCTTTGCCTTTTTCTTCGTATCCAGGTGGCTGTCTCATAAATAATTCTTGGTCGAGCTCACCGTACAAGTAGACTGTCTTGACGTCGAAATGCTTAAGTGTCATGTTTTTCTTCGAAGCAAGAGCAAGCAATACACGAAGAGTTGTATGACTCGTGACGGGAGCGAAAACTTCATCATAATTCTCTCCGAACCGTTGCGAATAGCCCTGAGCTACCAGACGTGCCTTGTGCTTGATGACTTTTCCAGCTGCGTTTCGCTTCAGTTTATAAACCCAGCGACAACCAATCACCTTCCGTCCTGCAGGTAACTCGACTAACTCCCATGTACCGTTTTCCGAGTGTGACTCCAACTCATCCAGCATTGCTTCTTTCCATTCTGCATTTTCTTCACAGTCAAAAGCTTCCCTCAAATTCCTGGGTTCACATGCTTCCACAGTAGCGTAGGCCTCCTCAACCAACCGAACTGGTGCAATTCCTTTGTTGTTGCGTTTTGATCTGCGCGCGGTCTCGTCCAGTGAAAAACCGTGGAACGAAGGTTCCCCACCGGACGCACTGTCGTATTGCGTTACATCAAGATCCTCATCGCCTAACAAACTTTCCGACCCTGCAGAAGGTGCAAGTGGAAATGTAACCACTACTTCTGAAGTCACAGTCTTCTGTTTGAAAATACTCTCAACATTAAAATGTTCTTCGAACTTTGCATCCCTGCTGATTGTAATTCTTTTCGTTTCCAAGTTTACGAAACGATAGGCTTTCTGCCCCTCAGCGTAACCGACAAACACTAATTTTTGAGTCTTTCTATCCAGCTTCTGACGTTTCTCTTTTGGGATATGAACGAAAGCTTCACACTATTCCACAATCAACTGCACTATTCCACAATCAACGAAAAACTTCCGCAAACTTTCACTGGAGTACTCACCACCTCCATCCGATCTAATGATGGTGGGGTAGCGCCCAAACTGGTTTTTCACCAAGCTACAGTACTCTCGAATGCGCACCTCTGCCTCAGATTTCCTCTGCAGCAAATAAACGATGGTATAGTGGCTGTAATCGTCCCCAATGTCATGAAAAACCGAAACCCCCTCGCCGTTGACTCTTCCATTGGCCCACATAGATCAGTATGTATCAAATCACCGACGGCTGTCGTCTCCCAAATTTTCACATACTATCTTCATTACAGCTTGCGTGTCACGATGACCAAATCGACGATGCCACAAATGCAAACAGGAAACGCCGTGTTTTAAATCCGTCAGCATAGCTTGCTCGTTAAAACGTTTTAAATTATACAGACCACCCACAGCGTCAGCTGGCCCACAAGCACAACATTTTTGTCTTTCAGAAGGCACATGCCACACATTGTCCGACATCACATTCATGCGACCACCATTGCCGTTTAAAGCTACAAGTTTACTACTTCCAACACCAGCTGATTTGATGCATTTACCGTCGGCCAAAGAGATTGTTGATTGCTTCGATTTGTCTAGTTTTTCAAGAATGGATAAATCGTTCGTCATGTGAGAAGTAGCACCGGAGTCACAAACCACAAACCGGCTTCTTCAGCTCTTCCAAAAAACAAACACAGATCCATGCCAACTTCTGATTCGACAGCGACGTTAGCTTTTTCACTAGCTTCCTTCTCTTTTCTATCGGCCGCCCATTTTCGGCAATCTCGCCGGAAATGGCCAACTTTCTTACAATAGTTACATTGCTTGTCCTTCTTCTTGTCACTTTTCTTTTCAAAGTTATTTCTGAACTTTTCACTTGTTCCACAACCAGAACTTTTTCTTCTTCACCGATTTCTTGCACTCCCCGGCGACCTTCATCCAGCAGTTTCCCCTTCACAAAATCAACCGTAAGATCTGCATCCGGCCGGCTCTCTAATGCTACGATCAACCCATCATACGATTTAGGAAGACTCGACAACATTAAAGCTACAAATGAGGGATCTTTCATTTCTTCACCAAGTGCAATTAATCGAAGCCGTAATGACGTGAGCTGCTTCAGGTGTTCTCCTATATTACCACCCTCCGGCATTCGAGTAGCAAACATCTGCCGCATAACGTGGATTTTGCTAGAAAGAGATGACCGCTCGTGATAGCCTTTCAGAGCATCCCACATCTCCTTCGACGTAGTCGTTTGCATAACATGAATCAACTGGCTGTCTTCCAGTGCCAAACCGATCAACGCCCTTGCCTTCTCGTCATTAGCGAGCCACAAAGCACTAGATTCCTCCGGTTTCGTTTCAGACACAACAGCCAGCACCTTTTCACGCGATAGCAAAAGCTGCATTTTAAATTTCCATATCGTATAGTTCTGATCACTCAACTTTTCAATGGTAACATTTGATTCCGCCATTTTCactatcaaaattttcaaagtCAATATTCACTTCTTCTCGCGACAACGAACTTCAAAACTTAACACTTTCTGCAATttcctgggcccataacctcttGGACAGAGATTATCAGTGGAAAATAAAAGCCCGAGTTTAGTTCACacaagaaaaagaaattaatattttattcaCTCAACGTTTGTAACACTCCGATAGTTCGAAATAGAATGAGCACAAAAATGGCGCGCACAACACGTTTCTACTTGAGCTAATTGCGCTGTTGCCATTATCTCGAAGTACCTCATATTACAGCAGCAAAGTTTCTATGTAAGGTGGCACAGTCGTTGCACTCATAATATTTTGAGCATACCATTCCTCCGCCTTCTTTACAAATCTAACTAAAACCAGTGTTGTTGTGTTTGTTGCTGAAAGGTAGTAGACATTTATCCAGCTTGACGTGTCTGTCCTGGTCCCGATGGCTGTGAAAATATCGTTTTTCTTAAAAGATGTGTAAATTATCTGCCAAGCCAGTTTTTTTGGGACCTTGGATGACGTAATGTTCTTAAAGATATCTGTCACCTTTCCCATTTTCATCACTGTATATAACTTCTGTCCTTAagatgaaggtggaagctagccacaaatggctgccacaatggcgctcatttcgttcatctccctccctcaccactcgcccgaaaatcaataattgtgcgaaacagtgtgaagaaaatgatcgttttcgcacacttcccatcaggtaatatcaaccaaactctaatcgattactcacaagatattacattttcatctgctgtcgcactgtatagagaaaaacgtcggaaaactcgagcaagtgctctgaatataaaattttattttttcaatcttcggcaatggttttgtttgtattggtgaaagcatcgttattttttcgacactgatgccagacaacataatcggaacagctatcaaaaccactcaataaaatattattcgtgagtcatagcgtttcatgtcataaaaatcaatagaataaaattgtgttgatatcaatacaatcattgtttttacgtttaatgggtctataatgtaagttttagcgactttaacattgggtaagaaaattgtattgcagagctcggaacactgccacgactgcctatgctttcaaaaacaataaacagaaaagcattacattcaatcaaaatgtctcggccaacgaagagaagggttaaggctctccaacgtgaatatgaggaaacaatacgaccaacgaaggaaaatattaatgaattatcagcatcgagttactatgcggaagaactagttaatatcaaaagagccccattTCGCatgttttatgaatttgctcatcttacgctcgcgtataatcagaattttacttcatatgcaaatgcaccttctatatatatttatgtatgcaattgttcatcggaacattttGTTCATACatctaacttcagtattgaattgttattttttttttcaaatgtattcaaagactcgtatcAATGAAgcaccacacagtctgataagtgaattgatctgtttaagtgtgctttgctcttctctcacaaacactattaccccatttttacacgtgggtttacctatactactacaatggctagcttccaccttcaccttaagagcTTAAGAGAGTCGGCTtcctaatcagtacggagaggtatgcatgtgcgcatattacgccgattcagttgggtcgatttttgcaccagaaggccgacccgaccaaactgttggttgacagaaaCTCTGTAGTATGCGGGGGTTCTAaagctacactgagagaaatatttagtaaatatgacgaattctTTGGTACATATTACTAATtcactagtcattttctaccctactaattatTGGTACAtcttacgaaaaaaaattggtaagCGTAAATGTCCAACAAAACTACGATTAGTTGGTCCAGTGTTGGTTCAATAATGGTTCGCATCATTGGTTCAATATTGATGATAAATATCAATCAGTGATAGTAAAGATATTCTTCTGAATCATTAattcacattttcatttattctaTATATCTAGAATACATtactaataacttattatatatataattgCAACAACTCTACAATAATAGTATATAACTATATACTAATTTTCATGGTAATAATTCTACAACTTCCAATGGGTTGTGGGCTTGGTCATAATTATGTTCCTTTTCCTACTGCACCGCAATGCTTTTCGCCATTTAGGGACAGGGACAGCTCATAGAAATACAAATATACCAATGATAGCTGATGAATATGTATTTATGAAACAAATATATGTTAGATAGACGTATACTTAAATGTGacataaaaattaaatgcttACCTCCGAGTTACAAATTGCTTTTTCAATAAAGTTGCCCACTATTTTCCAACGTTAGaacctgaaaaaaaatctttagtaTAAACCTTAAAACCTTGTGTCTCACTACTTGCCCTGACTTCCATCGACTGTTTTTCATTTTCCTCTTGCCATACGATTCCACGGGATGTATAGTAACCGCGGTATTTAAGCCCCATATTCATATTACGGTTCAGGGTCGAGTAATATATCACAATATCCAAACAAAacagaatattttttattatttacctccgaatcgctccGCTTCAACAAACGTTTCAAAGCGATCGCGAAGTACGCACTGCACATTTACCAGATATGTAAACAAGGTTACTTACACTATGAAGTAGAATGTACGAATCGTTGGT
The Toxorhynchites rutilus septentrionalis strain SRP chromosome 2, ASM2978413v1, whole genome shotgun sequence genome window above contains:
- the LOC129770975 gene encoding DNA primase small subunit yields the protein MPESAECRKVEDKFNPDSLQDLLPIYYKRLFPHLQFYRWMSYGLSEASVFTNREFSFTLQDDIYIRYQSFDNQSELEKEICLKCPFKIDIGAVYNVRPKDHRASSMIKPVQRELVFDIDMTDYDEIRTCCNEANVCPKCWKFMTIACKVIDTALREDFGFEHMLWVFSGRRGIHCWVCDKTARHLDTKGRSSVAEYLHILISGGEGSVTRVSLGDRMHHAIKRAHRIIEPYFEEVCLVDQNVFSTPDGLRKLLGMVQDEGIRLELDKKLKPYEGDSKAIWKAYEAFFEALRVSGQGKNRKLKYIIEETRLAFTYPRIDINVSKGFNHLLKSPFCVHPKTGKVCIPFNPNVADKFDPTQVPTISGLLNEVNAFDDKINADGQEERSRIKDYKKTSMFKGTVIFEEFLRRLEQTFKGKAIVTSDRKMEF